From a single Acidobacteriota bacterium genomic region:
- a CDS encoding ATP-binding cassette domain-containing protein, translated as MTEENNNFIQLDDLRVHYKLGGGLFSDAKVVKAVDGVTFEIKKGETLGLVGESGCGKSTLGKAILRLTEPTGGKVFYNGKNLADLPAGEMREQRKHLQMIFQDPYASLNPRMNVGQIIGEPIKTFGLADGAKVDTLVGDLMETVGLSRRFIKRYPHEFSGGQRQRIGIARALAVAPEFIVADEPISALDVSIQAQIMNLMEKLQADKGLTYLFISHDLRAVRHLSDRVAVMYLGKIVELAPGKDIYSSPLMPYTQALISAVPVPDPEVEAKRERIILQGDVPSPINPPSGCHFHTRCPYAIAECKQVVPQLVEIKPAHRAACIRINNEHPDIKANAEAGLGAIGV; from the coding sequence GTGACAGAAGAAAACAACAATTTTATTCAGCTCGATGACCTCCGGGTCCACTATAAGCTCGGCGGCGGGCTCTTTAGCGATGCAAAGGTCGTAAAAGCAGTCGATGGCGTTACGTTCGAGATCAAGAAAGGCGAAACGCTCGGGCTGGTCGGCGAATCGGGCTGCGGCAAATCGACACTCGGCAAGGCGATACTCCGGCTGACCGAGCCGACCGGCGGAAAGGTCTTCTATAATGGCAAAAATCTCGCCGACCTTCCGGCGGGCGAGATGCGGGAGCAGCGAAAGCATCTGCAGATGATCTTTCAGGACCCATACGCCTCGCTCAATCCGCGTATGAACGTGGGCCAGATCATCGGCGAACCGATCAAGACCTTCGGACTCGCAGATGGGGCGAAGGTGGACACGCTGGTCGGCGACCTGATGGAAACGGTGGGTCTAAGCCGGCGTTTTATCAAGCGATATCCGCATGAGTTTTCCGGCGGTCAGCGGCAGCGGATCGGCATCGCCCGAGCACTTGCCGTGGCGCCGGAGTTCATTGTCGCCGATGAACCGATCTCTGCTCTCGATGTTTCGATCCAGGCTCAGATAATGAATCTGATGGAGAAGCTCCAGGCGGACAAGGGGCTAACCTATCTTTTCATCTCACACGACCTCAGGGCCGTGCGGCATCTTTCGGATCGCGTTGCCGTTATGTATCTCGGTAAGATCGTCGAGCTGGCTCCGGGCAAAGACATTTATTCCAGCCCGCTGATGCCCTATACGCAAGCGCTGATCTCGGCCGTGCCCGTCCCCGACCCGGAGGTCGAGGCGAAACGGGAACGAATAATTCTGCAGGGCGACGTGCCCTCGCCGATAAACCCGCCCTCGGGCTGCCATTTTCACACCCGCTGCCCGTATGCCATCGCCGAGTGTAAACAGGTCGTACCGCAGCTCGTCGAGATCAAGCCCGCTCACCGTGCGGCATGTATCCGCATCAACAACGAGCATCCTGACATCAAGGCAAACGCCGAGGCCGGACTCGGCGCGATCGGCGTTTAG